Proteins from a genomic interval of Desulfovibrio aminophilus DSM 12254:
- a CDS encoding Gfo/Idh/MocA family protein: MKVGVIGLGWMGRVHLRNYSEMPGVEVAGVVDTNREVLDEVAKQFDVPVHTEIQALLDKDLDAVSVCVPTFLHHEVGLAVLGRGIPALIEKPLAATEAEGTELVALARQKNLPLMVGHVERFNPAVQRVKQLVGDDVISIQIERVGPYPPRIQDVGVIKDLGSHDIDLIRFITGSEYEQVYAVTSKTLGKHEDSALITARMTNGVLASINTNWVTPYKSRKIHVACKSKYIEANLVTQEVKEYSQFSTYDKSYSVREWPLIYREPVKEELNQFLRAVREGTPVPISGDDGLVVLKTIEKVLACAC, from the coding sequence ATGAAGGTCGGCGTCATTGGTCTCGGCTGGATGGGCCGGGTGCATCTGCGCAATTATAGTGAAATGCCCGGTGTGGAAGTCGCCGGAGTGGTGGACACGAACCGGGAAGTCCTGGATGAGGTCGCCAAGCAGTTCGACGTGCCGGTGCATACGGAGATTCAGGCTCTTCTGGACAAGGATCTGGACGCGGTGAGCGTCTGCGTGCCCACCTTCCTGCATCACGAGGTGGGTCTGGCCGTGCTCGGCCGGGGCATCCCGGCTCTCATCGAGAAGCCCTTGGCGGCCACCGAGGCCGAGGGCACGGAACTGGTGGCTCTGGCCCGGCAAAAGAACCTGCCGCTCATGGTCGGCCATGTGGAGCGCTTCAACCCGGCCGTGCAGCGGGTCAAGCAACTGGTGGGCGACGACGTCATCTCCATCCAGATCGAGCGCGTGGGCCCATATCCGCCGCGCATCCAGGACGTGGGCGTGATCAAGGATCTGGGCTCCCACGACATCGACCTCATCCGCTTCATCACCGGCTCGGAGTACGAGCAGGTCTACGCCGTGACCTCCAAGACTTTGGGCAAGCACGAGGACTCGGCGCTCATCACGGCCCGGATGACCAACGGCGTCCTGGCCTCCATCAACACGAACTGGGTCACGCCCTACAAGTCGCGCAAGATCCACGTGGCCTGCAAGAGCAAGTACATCGAGGCCAATCTCGTGACCCAGGAAGTGAAGGAGTACAGCCAGTTCTCCACCTACGACAAGAGCTACAGCGTACGCGAGTGGCCGCTGATCTACCGCGAACCGGTCAAGGAGGAACTGAACCAGTTCCTGCGCGCCGTGCGCGAGGGAACCCCCGTGCCCATCAGCGGTGATGACGGATTGGTGGTGCTCAAGACCATTGAGAAGGTTTTGGCTTGCGCCTGCTGA
- a CDS encoding BON domain-containing protein, with product MRQPLLILLLLLTGATVMQGCAALPISEGLTVAQYANTAYSGYRLTDEYFPRSRVDGDPGADMRLEDAVRSRLHEDPRTHYAQVKPLCYGGEIYLLGSVRSEEERRLVTLAASSMPGVKSVTRCLVSPEETLPPARQAALADTVKARLAALGGVRPQRLRVEVVGRHVVVLAYVADEAEQRRLQNALAGLPGPGVTAYLTPLSVDRARLAAR from the coding sequence ATGCGGCAACCGCTCCTCATACTCCTGCTCCTCCTGACGGGCGCCACCGTCATGCAGGGGTGCGCGGCATTGCCCATCAGCGAGGGCCTGACCGTGGCCCAGTACGCCAACACGGCCTATTCCGGCTACAGGCTGACCGACGAGTATTTCCCCAGATCCAGGGTGGACGGCGATCCTGGCGCGGACATGCGCCTGGAGGACGCCGTGCGCAGCCGCCTGCACGAAGATCCCCGCACCCACTACGCCCAGGTGAAGCCCCTGTGCTACGGTGGAGAGATCTACCTCCTGGGCTCCGTTCGCTCGGAAGAGGAACGCAGGCTGGTCACCCTGGCTGCCTCCAGCATGCCGGGCGTCAAGTCCGTGACGCGCTGCCTCGTGTCGCCGGAGGAGACGCTGCCGCCCGCCCGTCAGGCCGCCCTGGCCGACACGGTCAAGGCCCGCCTAGCCGCTCTGGGCGGCGTCCGGCCCCAGCGTCTGCGCGTGGAGGTCGTGGGGCGGCATGTGGTGGTTCTGGCTTACGTGGCCGACGAAGCCGAACAACGGCGACTCCAGAACGCGCTGGCCGGACTGCCCGGCCCGGGCGTGACCGCGTATCTGACGCCCCTCTCCGTCGACCGCGCCCGTCTGGCCGCGCGCTGA
- a CDS encoding ArnT family glycosyltransferase has product MRDFLDRTYGILARHPWWTLGLLLAAHTAWTMDCRALWFSDEVRYANAFENVVRAGKWLVLSLNGQPYPDKPPLYFWFLALLHTISRMPAVFFLGAALSGLAYLFATLGLTRSLERPKDAGLTAGLILLTNFVFIGLLHYSRMDLLFAAMILGSQAFFYKAWGPGGRGGQGPVLAGFLLAGLATLTKGPLGFLFPLLTAFCYLAWRGELRRMAGRTALKGLGLMLALLLAWLLAALAVKGTGFIQDILGKQIVARATNTFHHKEPFWYYFLALPPAWLPWILLPLVLPFWRAFTPKFWKTAWNGRRQAGSRAWLWCMILPAFIFLSCLSGKVFVYILPLFAPLALLTADALEDLDWPRARLFWVLASGFLLLLALALPVAEALLPLPVAPRGVALCTVLLAATAIGLFLLRRDGARAPLLFLTLALLVWSLPLNRITLPSLDDYMSPKRQGSLIRAYVAEGYKPLAYDIYSGIFTYYAGTNLLETSDLAKIAAEVEETPKCVLVIRKKHWDAWENRPGRLVAFDEQNIAGQVYVLAATAPR; this is encoded by the coding sequence ATGCGGGACTTTCTTGACCGGACTTACGGAATCCTGGCCCGCCACCCCTGGTGGACCCTGGGCCTGCTGCTGGCCGCGCACACGGCCTGGACCATGGACTGCCGCGCGCTCTGGTTTTCCGACGAGGTGCGCTACGCCAATGCCTTCGAGAACGTGGTCCGGGCCGGAAAATGGCTCGTGCTTTCGCTCAACGGGCAGCCCTACCCGGACAAGCCGCCGCTCTACTTCTGGTTCCTGGCCCTGCTGCACACCATCTCTCGCATGCCCGCGGTCTTCTTTCTGGGTGCGGCCCTCTCGGGGCTGGCCTACCTCTTCGCCACCCTGGGCCTGACCAGGAGCCTGGAACGACCCAAGGACGCAGGGCTCACCGCCGGGCTCATCCTGCTGACCAACTTCGTCTTCATCGGCCTGCTGCACTACTCGCGCATGGACCTGCTCTTCGCGGCCATGATCCTGGGCAGTCAGGCGTTCTTCTACAAGGCCTGGGGCCCGGGCGGCCGAGGCGGGCAGGGACCGGTCCTGGCCGGGTTCCTCCTGGCCGGGCTGGCCACCTTGACCAAGGGGCCGCTGGGTTTCCTCTTCCCCCTGCTCACGGCCTTCTGCTACCTGGCCTGGCGCGGAGAACTGCGCCGCATGGCCGGCCGGACCGCGCTCAAGGGCCTGGGGCTCATGCTCGCCCTGCTCCTGGCCTGGCTCCTGGCGGCCCTGGCGGTGAAGGGCACAGGCTTCATCCAGGACATCCTGGGTAAGCAGATCGTGGCCCGGGCAACCAACACCTTCCATCACAAGGAACCGTTCTGGTATTACTTCCTGGCCCTGCCCCCGGCCTGGCTGCCCTGGATCCTCCTGCCCCTGGTCCTGCCCTTCTGGCGGGCCTTCACGCCGAAGTTCTGGAAGACAGCCTGGAACGGCCGACGCCAGGCCGGTTCCCGGGCCTGGCTCTGGTGCATGATTCTGCCCGCGTTCATCTTCCTGAGCTGCCTCTCGGGCAAGGTCTTCGTCTACATCCTGCCGCTCTTCGCGCCCCTGGCCCTGCTCACGGCCGACGCCCTAGAGGATCTGGACTGGCCCCGGGCCAGGCTGTTCTGGGTTCTGGCCTCCGGCTTCCTGCTCCTCCTGGCCCTGGCCCTGCCCGTGGCCGAGGCCCTGCTGCCCCTGCCGGTGGCGCCCCGGGGCGTGGCCCTCTGCACCGTGCTCCTGGCCGCAACGGCCATCGGGCTCTTCCTTCTGCGCCGCGACGGGGCCCGGGCCCCGCTGCTCTTCCTGACCCTGGCGCTGCTCGTCTGGAGCCTGCCGCTCAACCGCATCACCCTGCCGTCGTTGGACGACTACATGAGCCCCAAGCGCCAGGGCTCGCTCATCCGGGCCTATGTGGCAGAGGGCTACAAGCCCCTGGCCTACGACATCTACAGCGGCATCTTCACCTACTACGCCGGGACGAACCTTCTGGAGACCAGCGACCTGGCGAAAATCGCCGCCGAGGTGGAAGAAACGCCGAAATGCGTCCTGGTCATCCGCAAGAAGCACTGGGACGCCTGGGAGAACCGGCCCGGCCGGCTGGTGGCCTTCGACGAGCAGAACATCGCGGGTCAGGTTTATGTCCTGGCGGCCACGGCTCCGCGTTGA